One part of the Arabidopsis thaliana chromosome 1 sequence genome encodes these proteins:
- the FAS4 gene encoding RNA helicase family protein (FASCIATED STEM 4 (FAS4); FUNCTIONS IN: helicase activity, ATP binding, ATP-dependent helicase activity, nucleic acid binding; INVOLVED IN: biological_process unknown; LOCATED IN: cellular_component unknown; EXPRESSED IN: 20 plant structures; EXPRESSED DURING: 8 growth stages; CONTAINS InterPro DOMAIN/s: Helicase-associated domain (InterPro:IPR007502), DNA/RNA helicase, DEAD/DEAH box type, N-terminal (InterPro:IPR011545), Domain of unknown function DUF1605 (InterPro:IPR011709), DNA/RNA helicase, ATP-dependent, DEAH-box type, conserved site (InterPro:IPR002464), DEAD-like helicase, N-terminal (InterPro:IPR014001), DNA/RNA helicase, C-terminal (InterPro:IPR001650), Helicase, superfamily 1/2, ATP-binding domain (InterPro:IPR014021); BEST Arabidopsis thaliana protein match is: ATP-dependent RNA helicase, putative (TAIR:AT3G26560.1); Has 16056 Blast hits to 9082 proteins in 1556 species: Archae - 2; Bacteria - 6415; Metazoa - 3625; Fungi - 2171; Plants - 1181; Viruses - 334; Other Eukaryotes - 2328 (source: NCBI BLink).), with the protein MASVVGDDCNLDVMPPRKKKNKGSNKMQDKLNSNNNTGSKKSRKRKLNSNVNTVACKSQKRKLKKLEEDKEKEILFSKTAELLDKYKISEDVSSLLQSSKVIGRSATKLEKRRRAMQLSKAGVETEHSDESVEQNDNDDDSCMDEPTTPEHVEIETPTFVTDSEQQLVHADLMISAEESSSKLEVDDTVDMIPLTTCRDDDEDSMDGLIENEDVTVQGPRVPAFVVHVSRPAEVEETRKDLPIVMMEQEIMEAINRHPAVIISGQTGCGKTTQVPQFLYEAGFGSKQFSSRSGIIGITQPRRVAVLATAKRVAFELGVRLGKEVGFQVRYDKKIGENSSIKFMTDGILLREIQNDFLLRRYSVIILDEAHERSLNTDILIGMLTRVIKIRQEYYEEQQKSLQSGGTVTSECQITPLKLILMSATLRVEDFVSGKRLFPNIPPLIEVPTRQYPVTIHFSKKTEIVDYIGEAYKKVMSIHKKLPQGGILVFVTGQREVDYLCEKLRKSSKELVVQAAKRDAYVKKKCDDGSFGGVDMKEIAEAFDDDSNNQNSRFSSHGEDPSDIGDGNYDDDFEEEDMYESDEDRDWETVDDGFASSFVEEGKLDALRAAFNALADKNGSVSAEPAKSIAAENQEAEQVKNKFSPGKLRVLPLYAMLSPAAQLRVFEEVEKEERLVVVATNVAETSLTIPGIKYVVDTGRVKVKNYDSKTGMESYEVDWISQASASQRAGRAGRTGPGHCYRLYSSAVFSNIFEESSLPEIMKVPVDGVILLMKSMNIPKVENFPFPTPPEPSAIREAERCLKALEALDSNGGLTPLGKAMSHYPMSPRHSRMLLTVIQMLKETRNYSRANLILGYAVAAVAALSLPNPLIMEFEGEKKNESKDADKTVKQEDKQRKKDRKEKIKAARDRFSNPSSDALTVAYALHSFEVSENGMGFCEANGLHLKTMDEMSKLKDQLLRLVFNCCKPSETEDSFSWTHGTIQDVEKSWRITTSTSSKTPLLQNEEELLGEAICAGWADRVARKTRATEYQACAVQEPVFLHRWSSLINSAPELLVYSELLLTNRPYMHGATRVRPEWLVKHAKSLCVFSAPLKDPKPYYSSEEDRVLCWVVPSFGPHNWELPAHSVAITEDRDRAAAFGCALLQGEVLTCLKSFRALLAGKPETLLEREAWGLERVGSLVMVLTEKKIDTLESLRKNWEQNPNVLYSEIEVWFQKKFRHRVKDLWQTMLKEAHVRRS; encoded by the exons ATGGCAAGTGTGGTGGGAGATGATTGCAATTTAGATGTAATGCCTcctaggaagaagaagaataaaggaTCCAATAAG ATGCAGGATAAGCTGAATTCAAATAATAACACGGGATCGAAGAAATCTCGGAAACGGAAACTGAATTCAAATGTAAACACGGTAGCGTGCAAATCTCAGAAACGGAAGCTGAAGAAATTGGAGGAAGATAAGGAGAAAGAAATCCTCTTTTCAAAAACTGCCGAGTTGTTAGA CAAGTACAAAATATCTGAGGATGTATCGTCGCTATTACAATCATCAAAAGTTATAGGAAGA TCAGCTACTAAGCTGGAAAAAAGAAGGAGAGCAATGCAACTTTCTAAAGCTGGTGTTGAGACTGAGCATTCTGATGAATCAGTCGAGCAAAatgacaatgatgatgattcttgtATGGATGAACCTACAACACCGGAACATGTTGAAATTGAAACTCCAACTTTTGTAACTGATTCTGAGCAGCAACTGGTTCATGCTGATCTAATGATTTCTGCTGAAGAAAGTAGTAGCAAGCTTGAGGTAGACGACACTGTGGATATGATCCCACTGACAACTTGtcgtgatgatgatgaagactcAATG GATGGGCTCATTGAGAATGAAGATGTAACTGTACAAGGACCTCGTGTGCCCGCGTTTGTAGTTCATGTTTCAAGACCAGCCGAAGTTGAAGAGACGAGGAAGGATCTTCCAATAGTAATGATGGAGCAGGAGATAATGGAAGCTATTAATCGTCACCCTGCAGTTATTATTTCAGGACAAACTGGGTGTGGTAAAACCACTCAAGTTCCTCAG TTCCTTTATGAAGCTGGTTTTGGTTCAAAGCAATTCAGTTCTCGAAGTGGGATTATCGGGATTACCCAACCACGCCGTGTCGCCGTTCTTGCCACTGCCAAGAGAGTGGCATTTGAGCTTGGTGTTCGTCTTGGTAAAGAGGTTGGGTTTCAAGTTAGGTACGACAAAAAGATTGGCGAAAACTCCTCTATCAAGTTTATGACCGATGGGATTTTACTTCGTGAGATACAG AATGACTTCTTATTGAGGCGTTACTCTGTGATTATTCTCGATGAAGCCCATGAAAGAAGCTTGAACACAGACATTCTAATTGGGATGCTCACTCGAGTCATCAAAATCCGACAGGAATACTACGAGGAACAACAAAAGAGTCTTCAATCTGGAGGCACAGTAACCTCAGAATGCCAAATCACGCCACTTAAACTTATATTGATGAGTGCGACTTTGCGAGTGGAAGATTTTGTATCGGGGAAAAGGTTATTCCCTAATATACCTCCTCTTATAGAGGTTCCCACTCGACAGTATCCAGTAACTATACATTTCTCCAAGAAGACTGAGATTGTTGATTATATAGGTGAAGCTTATAAGAAAGTGATGTCAATTCACAAAAAGTTACCACAAGGAGGAATACTTGTTTTTGTGACTGGGCAGAGAGAAGTTGACTATTTATGTGAGAAGTTACGTAAGTCTTCAAAGGAACTTGTTGTTCAAGCTGCTAAAAGAGATGCttatgtgaagaagaaatgcGATGATGGTTCATTTGGTGGTGTTGACATGAAGGAGATTGCTGAAGCATTTGATGATGACTCCAACAATCAAAATTCCAGGTTTAGCTCGCATGGAGAAGATCCTTCTGATATTGGTGATGGTAactatgatgatgattttgaagaGGAAGACATGTATGAGTCTGATGAAGACAGGGACTGGGAAACTGTTGATGACGGCTTTGCAAGTTCATTTGTAGAGGAAGGGAAGCTTGATGCTCTCCGAGCAGCGTTTAATGCTTTGGCAGACAAAAATGGATCCGTATCTGCTGAGCCGGCAAAGTCCATTGCAGCAGAGAATCAAGAGGCTGAGCAGgtaaaaaacaagttttctcCAGGAAAATTACGTGTTCTTCCACTTTATGCTATGCTATCTCCAGCTGCACAGCTTCGAGTGTTTGAGGaagttgagaaagaagaaagacttGTGGTTGTGGCGACTAATGTAGCGGAAACTTCTCTGACTATTCCTGGTATAAAGTATGTGGTTGATACAGGTCGGGTTAAAGTAAAGAATTATGATTCTAAGACTGGTATGGAAAGTTATGAGGTAGATTGGATTAGCCAAGCTTCGGCTAGTCAACGAGCTGGAAGAGCTGGACGAACTGGACCTGGTCACTGTTATCGTCTCTATTCATCTGCAGTTTTTAGCAATATATTTGAGGAATCTTCGCTTCCTGAAATCATGAAAGTTCCTGTTGATGGAGTCATTCTTCTCATGAAATCTATGAACATTCCAAAG GTTGAGAATTTCCCGTTTCCAACTCCGCCTGAGCCATCAGCTATTAGAGAAGCAGAACGATGCCTAAAAGCTTTAGAGGCTCTAGACAGCAACGGAGGGTTAACACCATTAGGAAAGGCTATGTCTCACTATCCTATGAGTCCACGTCACTCAAGAATGCTTCTAACAGTCATCCAAATGCTAAAAGAGACCCGGAATTACTCACGCGCGAATCTCATCCTTGGATATGCGGTTGCAGCAGTAGCCGCGTTGAGCTTACCAAACCCTTTGATAATGGAGtttgaaggagagaagaaaaacgagTCCAAAGATGCTGACAAAACCGTCAAACAAGAAGATAAACAACGGAAAAAGGATCGGAAAGAGAAGATTAAAGCTGCTCGGGACAGATTTTCCAACCCGAGCAGCGATGCTTTGACTGTAGCTTACGCATTGCATTCCTTTGAGGTCTCGGAGAATGGCATGGGCTTCTGCGAGGCGAATGGGTTGCATTTGAAGACCATGGACGAGATGTCTAAGCTCAAAGATCAGCTTTTGCGACTTGTTTTCAACTGTTGTAAGCCCTCCGAAACCGAAGACAGCTTTTCATGGACTCATGGGACTATACAAGACGTAGAGAAGTCATGGAGAATCACCACATCGACTTCCTCAAAAACCCCTCTTCTACAGAACGAAGAAGAACTGTTAGGAGAAGCCATATGTGCGGGATGGGCAGACCGTGTAGCCAGAAAGACCAGAGCGACAGAATACCAAGCATGTGCGGTTCAAGAACCTGTTTTCTTGCACCGTTGGTCGTCTCTCATAAACTCAGCTCCGGAGTTATTGGTCTACAGCGAGCTCCTACTCACCAACAGACCATACATGCACGGAGCGACTCGGGTGAGGCCAGAATGGCTGGTGAAGCACGCAAAGTCTCTCTGCGTGTTCTCTGCACCGCTCAAGGACCCGAAACCATATTACTCAAGTGAGGAGGATAGAGTTTTGTGCTGGGTCGTTCCGAGTTTCGGTCCTCATAATTGGGAACTTCCGGCTCACAGTGTGGCAATAACAGAGGATAGAGACCGAGCAGCGGCTTTCGGATGCGCTTTGCTTCAAGGAGAGGTAttaacttgtttgaaaagctTCAGGGCTTTGTTGGCTGGGAAACCTGAAACGTTGTTGGAAAGAGAAGCTTGGGGTTTAGAAAGAGTTGGGAGTTTGGTGATGGTtttgacagagaagaagattgatacTTTGGAGAGTTTGAGAAAGAATTGGGAACAGAATCCGAATGTGCTTTATTCAGAGATTGAAGTTTGGTTTCAGAAAAAGTTTCGTCATCGTGTCAAAGACCTTTGGCAGACAATGCTAAAGGAAGCTCACGTTCGAAGAAGTTAG